The sequence AGCGCGTGTACGAGCAGGCGGTGGCCGACCGGCAGCGCCTGGAGCGGCTGGAAGACGCGGTGCGCGAGCAGCTGACCGTGCACCAGCGCCTCATCGGCCAGGCGCTCAACGAGCTGCGCGAGGCGCATGTCAAGCTCGACAACGTGCTGCGCAAGCTCCGCGCGCTGTGGACCCGCGTCGGCCGGCGGCGGAAGGACCGGGGATGAGGGCGACGAACCCAGAGCAGGCCTCACGCGGAGGCGCGGAGGGCGCGGTGCTGAGTTCTCCGCGTCTCCGCGTGATACGTTGGTGTTCGGGACGCGCGTAGCGGGAACAGGAGCCAGGCGTCAGCGGCCGAAGGGGACACATCCCGGCATAGTGGACGCAACGCTGGAGCAGCGGTGGCGGCTTTCTGGCACATCCAAAGCGGCCACCGGAATCCGAGATGGGTGGTAAACGCTGTCGGGGCGATGACCTGCGCCTGTACAGTTTCACGCAAAGTGCTGTCCTGAGGCCATTTACACGGTTTCGGACCCGTTGACGTGAACGCCGTGATGCATCATCCTTGGGGCACGGCGGACGCGGCTCCTCGCGCCACCGCCTGCACGTCCACACCCACTCAGGAGAGCGAGCGTATGTCCCATCAGGTCGAGCTCGACTGGGTCGCGCGTCTCCGCGCCGCGGGTTATCACGTGACCGCCGCCACGCGCGACGATCTGCCGCCCCCCGTCCACACCCTGCCGCCCCGCGGCGCCGCCGCCTTCGCGGGGATCCGACACCTGCTCGGCAGGCTGTTCCACCGCAGGTCCGCGGGGGTGCCGTATGCTGTTCCTTGACGCCTGCGCCCTCGTCAAGCGCTACCTGCACGAGGGGATCAGCAGCCAGAGGATGAAGGAGATCACGGGCCGTCCCGTCCGCTGGGGCGGCCTGGTCGTTTCGGAGTTCGTGGAGATCGAGGTGGTGTCCGGCATCGCGAAGTCCGCGCGCGAGTACCGCAACCCGCTAGGACGCGGCGAGGCGCTGCGGCGGGTCCCGAAGACGGTGGACGAGTTCCAGCGCGCGTTCCGCGGCGGCGCTTTCACCATCGTGCACGTGGACGAGGCGCTGGTGCAGGCGGGGATCGCGGAGCTGAGGCGGAACCCCCAGCACGAGATCGGCGCGGGCGACGCCATCCACCTGGCCACAGCGCTAGGGATCGTGCGCGACACCGGCGCGCCGCTGGTGTTCGCCACGGCCGACCAGGGGCTGTACTCCGCGGCCCGCCGCCACGGCCTGCAGGTCTTCAACCCGAACTACGAAGGCGCGCGGGAGCTGGAGGCGCTGCTACACCGGTGCTGATCCCGCGCCGGCGGCGGCGATCGCCGTAAGGCGAAGACGGCTGGAGCGCGATCTCCACCACCCCACGACGAAGCCCCCGCCGTCACGGTGACGGCGGGGGCTTCATTCGCGTTCGGTTGCAGCGCGGAGACTACTTCGTGCGCACCACGTTCACGGTCACGCCGTTGGGCCCGTCGACGGCGTTGGCGTCGCGGCGGGCGCCGCTGGTGGTGGACGGCCGCAGGCGCTCGGCGATGCGGCGCTCGCGCAGGCGCAGGCGCAGCTCCAGCCCGCCGTCGTACGGCCGCGACAGCCCGTAGTGGTCCAGCGGGAAGGGCGAGACCAGGCTCGACTCGGCCGTGCGGCTGGGGTTGGGCGGACCGACCGGCGCGATCACGTTCGCCGCCGTCACCCCGATGCCGATGGTCGCGTCGGAGGTGGCCGAGCCGTAGAAGGGGATCACCACGAACTCGGCCCCGGCCGCGCCGCCCGCCGGGCAGAGCGCCACGCCGGTGCCCATCACCACCTGGTGCACGTCGCCCACGTTCAGGTTCAGCACCGTGCAGGCGCCCGCCACCGTGCCTCCCGACGGCGCCACGCGGATGTCGCCCTGCTGCCCCGCGGCCACGCCGAACTTCAGGTACGCGGCCGAGCCCGCCTTCACCGACACGCCGGTGGTGCCGGCGCCCAGCGTGCTCACCTGCAGCGGATACGTGCCGCCCAGCCCCGAGTTCTTGAAGATGTCGCGATAGTTCCAGCTGGGCTGCGTGAACTGCGCGCCCGTGGTGAAGCCCGCGTCGTCGGTGTAGTTCGACACCGCCCAGTCGCGCGCCCACGCCGTGGCGTCGGTGCCGGTGGCCGCGTTCAGGTTGCCGATGCCGGT comes from Longimicrobium sp. and encodes:
- a CDS encoding type II toxin-antitoxin system VapC family toxin, with amino-acid sequence MLFLDACALVKRYLHEGISSQRMKEITGRPVRWGGLVVSEFVEIEVVSGIAKSAREYRNPLGRGEALRRVPKTVDEFQRAFRGGAFTIVHVDEALVQAGIAELRRNPQHEIGAGDAIHLATALGIVRDTGAPLVFATADQGLYSAARRHGLQVFNPNYEGARELEALLHRC